One window of the Thermodesulfovibrionales bacterium genome contains the following:
- a CDS encoding electron transfer flavoprotein subunit beta, whose product MKIIVCIKQVPDSSEVRINPETGTLIRDGVPSIINPYDLHAIEAGLQIKEKMGGRVTVITMGPPQAEEALRDAIAMGADEAVLLTDRAFAGADTWATA is encoded by the coding sequence AGGTGCCTGATTCATCAGAGGTAAGGATAAATCCTGAGACAGGTACACTGATAAGAGATGGAGTTCCAAGTATCATAAATCCCTATGACCTCCACGCTATTGAGGCAGGACTGCAGATTAAGGAAAAAATGGGAGGAAGGGTCACGGTTATCACCATGGGACCACCTCAGGCAGAAGAGGCATTAAGGGATGCAATTGCAATGGGCGCTGATGAAGCAGTGCTTCTTACAGACAGGGCCTTTGCTGGTGCTGATACATGGGCAACAGCC